A single window of Mycolicibacterium aurum DNA harbors:
- a CDS encoding roadblock/LC7 domain-containing protein, translating to MTEPGASLDWLVARFAREVSGVSHAILVSADGLLMASSEHIPGERADQLAAVASGLASLSAGAARLFEGGNVLQSVVEMDNGYLLLMRVGDGSNLAALANRGCDIGQIGYEMAILVERVGAVVQSQRRSPQHS from the coding sequence ATGACGGAACCCGGTGCATCGCTCGACTGGCTGGTGGCGCGGTTCGCCCGCGAGGTATCCGGGGTGTCGCACGCCATCCTGGTGTCGGCCGACGGCCTGCTGATGGCGTCCAGCGAGCACATCCCCGGGGAGCGGGCCGACCAACTGGCCGCGGTGGCGTCCGGGCTGGCGAGCCTGTCCGCGGGAGCCGCGCGGCTGTTCGAGGGCGGCAATGTCCTGCAGTCGGTCGTCGAAATGGACAACGGGTACCTGTTGCTGATGCGTGTCGGTGACGGGTCCAACCTCGCAGCGCTGGCCAACCGCGGCTGCGACATCGGCCAGATCGGTTATGAGATGGCGATCCTCGTGGAGCGGGTGGGCGCCGTCGTGCAGTCGCAGCGCCGCAGCCCGCAGCACTCCTGA
- a CDS encoding DUF742 domain-containing protein: MGAHDREQGRSEPNLVRPYTLTAGRTDAGVQLPLEAPIGVMTPSQPSRWPGNDVRGQILSLCTERPSVAEIAAHLSLPLGVARVLVGDLVVQGYVQVHATLAEAATADERRELIGRTLRGLRAL, from the coding sequence ATGGGGGCGCACGACAGGGAGCAGGGCCGCAGCGAGCCGAATCTGGTGCGCCCGTACACGCTGACGGCGGGACGTACCGACGCCGGTGTGCAACTGCCGCTCGAGGCGCCGATCGGGGTAATGACGCCGTCGCAGCCGTCCCGCTGGCCGGGCAACGACGTCCGTGGTCAGATCCTGTCGCTGTGTACCGAGCGCCCGTCGGTCGCCGAGATTGCCGCGCATCTCTCGCTTCCGCTCGGCGTGGCGCGGGTACTTGTCGGTGATCTGGTGGTGCAGGGTTATGTGCAGGTGCACGCCACCCTGGCGGAGGCCGCGACGGCCGATGAACGACGAGAACTGATCGGAAGGACACTGCGTGGCCTCAGGGCACTCTGA
- a CDS encoding GTP-binding protein, whose amino-acid sequence MASGHSDSRGRAASTKIVVSGGFGAGKTTFVGAVSEIVPLRTEALVTNASAGLDGLDATPDKTTTTVAMDFGRISLDDDLVLYLFGTPGQRRFWFMWDDLVRGAIGAIILVDVRRLEDSFAAVDFFEARNLPFLVAVNEFDGAPRHALSAVRTALALPERVPVITVDARSRESAKAALITVAEYALSRLAPTG is encoded by the coding sequence GTGGCCTCAGGGCACTCTGACTCTCGCGGCCGGGCGGCGTCGACCAAGATCGTCGTCTCCGGCGGCTTCGGTGCGGGCAAGACGACCTTCGTCGGAGCCGTGTCGGAAATCGTGCCGCTGCGCACCGAGGCGCTGGTGACCAACGCGTCGGCCGGGCTCGACGGACTGGACGCCACCCCCGACAAGACGACGACCACGGTGGCGATGGACTTCGGTCGCATCAGCCTCGACGACGATCTGGTGCTGTACCTGTTCGGTACCCCGGGGCAGCGCCGGTTCTGGTTCATGTGGGACGACCTGGTCCGCGGGGCCATCGGCGCGATCATCCTGGTCGATGTCCGCCGCCTCGAGGACAGCTTTGCCGCTGTGGACTTCTTCGAGGCGCGCAACCTGCCGTTCCTGGTTGCCGTGAACGAGTTCGACGGCGCGCCCCGCCACGCGTTGAGTGCGGTGCGTACCGCGCTGGCACTGCCGGAGCGGGTCCCGGTCATCACGGTCGACGCCCGAAGCAGGGAGTCGGCCAAGGCCGCGCTCATCACCGTCGCCGAGTATGCGTTGAGTCGGCTGGCGCCGACCGGCTGA
- a CDS encoding pentapeptide repeat-containing protein translates to MDSHEADREFDGDEFRDEDLSRLRTERVVFTECDFTGADLNDSEHIGSAFRNCTFRRTSLWHSSFRHCSFLGSTFTECRMRPLTLVEVDFTLAVLAGVDLRKVDLSDCRLRETSLVGTDLREAVLARADLTGARVQDARLDKADLRGARVDPTFWTTAALRGAKVDIEQAIAFAAAHGLDIG, encoded by the coding sequence ATGGACTCCCACGAAGCCGATCGCGAATTCGACGGCGACGAGTTCCGCGACGAGGATCTCAGCCGGCTGCGCACCGAACGGGTCGTGTTCACCGAATGCGACTTCACCGGTGCCGACCTCAACGACTCCGAGCACATCGGGTCCGCCTTCCGCAACTGTACGTTTCGCCGGACTTCGCTGTGGCACAGCTCCTTTCGGCACTGCAGCTTCCTGGGCTCGACGTTCACCGAGTGTCGGATGCGCCCGCTGACACTGGTCGAGGTGGACTTCACGCTGGCGGTCCTGGCCGGCGTCGACCTGCGCAAGGTGGATCTGTCGGACTGCCGACTGCGCGAGACCAGCCTGGTGGGCACCGATCTGCGCGAGGCCGTGCTGGCGCGTGCCGATCTGACCGGCGCGCGGGTTCAGGACGCCAGGCTCGACAAGGCCGACCTGCGCGGGGCCCGGGTCGACCCGACGTTCTGGACCACCGCCGCGCTGCGTGGCGCCAAGGTCGACATCGAGCAGGCGATTGCGTTCGCCGCTGCCCACGGCCTCGACATCGGGTGA
- a CDS encoding globin domain-containing protein yields MTVTAAPVELDPAQAQIVSATLPLIGAHIDEITTEFYRRMFSAHPELLRTLFNRGNQAQGAQQRALAAAIATFASHLVDPELPHPAELLSRIGHKHASLGVTADQYPVVHEHLFGAIVAVLGEDTVTADVAQAWDRVYWIMADTLIGLERELYGAAGVADGDVYRRARVVARVDTPSGTVVLTVRPQGGEFGDFLPGQYVSVGVTLPDGARQLRQYSLVNAAGGGELTFAVRPVAAVAGRPAGEVSSWIAANVWVGDMIDVTVPFGDLPAPDGGTPLVLISAGIGITPMIGILEYLATSAPHTPVQVLHADRSEQVHPLRERQRELTEMLPGARLDVWYEDGPPAGTPDAHTGLIDLAAVEWPDDAHVYLCGNDGFVRAVRAQLSARGITQRVHCELFSPNDWLLG; encoded by the coding sequence ATGACCGTCACCGCAGCACCCGTCGAGTTGGATCCCGCGCAGGCGCAGATCGTCTCCGCAACGCTTCCGCTCATCGGCGCGCACATCGATGAGATCACCACGGAGTTCTACCGGCGCATGTTCAGTGCGCACCCCGAACTTCTGCGGACTCTGTTCAACCGTGGCAATCAGGCCCAGGGCGCGCAGCAGCGCGCCCTGGCAGCGGCGATCGCCACCTTCGCGAGCCACCTCGTCGACCCCGAGCTGCCGCATCCGGCCGAGTTGCTGTCCCGCATCGGGCACAAGCACGCTTCGCTAGGGGTGACCGCGGACCAGTACCCGGTGGTGCACGAGCACCTCTTCGGTGCGATCGTTGCCGTCCTCGGCGAGGACACCGTCACCGCGGACGTCGCGCAGGCCTGGGATCGGGTGTACTGGATCATGGCCGACACGCTGATCGGGCTCGAGCGCGAGCTCTACGGCGCGGCGGGGGTGGCCGACGGCGACGTCTACCGCCGGGCGCGGGTGGTCGCACGGGTGGACACCCCCTCCGGCACGGTTGTGCTCACGGTTCGCCCTCAGGGTGGAGAGTTCGGTGATTTCCTTCCCGGACAATATGTTTCGGTGGGTGTCACGCTGCCTGACGGCGCCCGTCAGCTGCGCCAGTACAGTCTCGTCAACGCTGCGGGCGGCGGCGAGCTGACATTCGCGGTCCGGCCGGTTGCTGCCGTCGCCGGTCGACCCGCCGGCGAGGTGTCGTCGTGGATCGCCGCCAACGTGTGGGTGGGTGACATGATCGACGTCACGGTGCCCTTCGGTGACCTGCCCGCACCCGACGGTGGTACACCGCTGGTCCTGATCTCGGCGGGCATCGGGATCACGCCGATGATCGGGATTCTCGAGTACCTCGCAACGTCGGCTCCGCACACACCGGTGCAGGTGCTGCATGCCGACCGCAGCGAGCAGGTGCATCCGTTGCGCGAACGCCAGCGCGAGCTGACCGAGATGCTGCCCGGCGCGCGCCTGGACGTCTGGTACGAGGACGGCCCACCGGCGGGTACACCGGACGCGCACACCGGGCTGATCGACCTGGCCGCCGTCGAGTGGCCCGACGACGCGCACGTCTATCTCTGCGGAAACGACGGTTTCGTGCGCGCGGTGCGCGCGCAGCTGAGCGCGCGCGGCATCACGCAGCGGGTGCACTGTGAACTCTTCTCGCCCAACGACTGGCTGCTCGGTTAG
- a CDS encoding TetR/AcrR family transcriptional regulator C-terminal ligand-binding domain-containing protein, translating to MGSEADESQRAAVLDAALAEVQQWGVDRFSIEGVAQRSGLTADYIRQTWTSKRQLIIDTLRTYSESMVPQSDTGSLHGDLTVLALSIGNHLNNEIGRRIARMLVVDSKSLVVDSDTRVQFWLLRRAAIEEIFERAAARGELRSDVKPLVALQLLTSPIHTLALYTDLPVDPDFCRTIADLVTRALSPD from the coding sequence GTGGGGTCCGAGGCCGACGAGTCGCAACGCGCCGCGGTGCTCGACGCCGCGCTCGCCGAAGTCCAGCAGTGGGGCGTGGACAGATTCAGCATCGAGGGCGTCGCCCAGCGGTCGGGGCTCACCGCCGACTACATCCGCCAGACCTGGACCAGTAAGCGCCAACTCATCATCGACACGTTGCGCACCTACAGCGAATCCATGGTCCCGCAGTCGGATACGGGGTCACTGCACGGCGATCTCACCGTGCTCGCACTGTCGATCGGCAATCACCTCAACAACGAGATCGGTCGCCGGATCGCCAGGATGCTCGTGGTCGACAGCAAGTCGCTGGTGGTCGACTCCGACACCCGGGTGCAGTTCTGGCTGTTGCGGCGCGCGGCGATCGAGGAGATCTTCGAGCGTGCCGCCGCACGGGGCGAGCTGCGCAGCGATGTCAAACCTCTTGTCGCCCTGCAACTGCTGACCTCCCCGATCCACACCTTGGCGTTGTACACCGATCTGCCGGTGGACCCGGACTTCTGCCGGACGATCGCCGACCTCGTGACCCGCGCGCTCAGCCCCGACTAA
- a CDS encoding FHA domain-containing protein, producing the protein MSRPVSPALTVRYDGSTRSFAAGNDVVVGRDLRADVRIAHPLISRAHLVLRFDQGRWIAIDNGSLNGMYVNGRRVPAVDIADGGQLHIGNPDGPLLTFEVGRHQGSAGTPPPTVAVPVTGRSGPTPAPGRPSATWPAPPPPPPSAPTGRPPVHRPVTGNQSQPYPAATSRPAPVPQPISAPAMESATVMGPAAAPRGGGDGNIATSMLRILRPGSAPKAPPGSIKIGRAGDNDIVINDVLASRHHATLVTTPSGAEIRDNRSINGTFVNGVRVDDAPLTDGDTVTIGNVDLVFRDGTLVRRTETAADTATGGLEVHGVTWTIEGNKTLLDNISMSARPGTLTAVIGPSGAGKSTFARLVAGYTHPTTGQVSFEGHDVHAEYASLRSRIGMVPQDDVVHGELTVRQALMYAAELRLPPDTTKADREQVVNEVLEELEMTKHLDTRVDKLSGGQRKRASVALELLTGPSLLILDEPTSGLDPALDRQVMTMLRQLADAGRVVLVVTHSLTYLDVCDQVLLLAPGGKTAFNGPPSQIGPELGTTNWADIFSTVAGDPESAKRRYLERHGPPPPRPATQQPADLGSPTRTSVRKQFSTISRRQMRLIVSDRGYFIFLAFLPFIMGALSLSVPGDVGFGVPVPAIQGGEAPNEPGQILVLLNVGAIFMGTALTIRALIGERAIFLREQAVGLSTTAYMFAKVFVFAGFALLQSGVVVAINILGKGWGPGAVERGAVIPNRSLELYVDVAACCVGAAMVGLALSAIAKSSEQIMPLLVIAIMSQLVFQGGMIPVTGRIGLDQLSWFTPARWGFASTASTIDLLRLVPGPLTPQDSHWKHAAGTWWFNMAMQGMICVGYLSLVRWKIRLKAAS; encoded by the coding sequence GTGAGCCGCCCGGTATCCCCTGCGCTGACCGTTCGGTACGACGGATCCACACGCTCCTTCGCGGCCGGCAATGATGTCGTTGTCGGGCGGGACCTGCGGGCCGACGTGCGGATCGCCCACCCCTTGATCTCGCGCGCCCATCTGGTGCTCAGATTCGACCAGGGTCGGTGGATCGCCATCGACAACGGCAGCCTCAACGGCATGTACGTCAACGGCAGGCGCGTTCCCGCCGTCGACATCGCCGACGGCGGACAACTCCACATCGGCAATCCCGACGGTCCGCTGCTGACCTTCGAGGTCGGCCGCCACCAGGGTTCGGCGGGCACACCGCCGCCGACGGTCGCAGTGCCGGTCACAGGCCGATCCGGTCCGACACCCGCGCCGGGACGACCCAGCGCGACGTGGCCCGCCCCGCCGCCGCCCCCGCCGTCGGCCCCGACGGGGCGGCCGCCCGTGCACCGCCCTGTCACCGGCAACCAGTCCCAGCCCTACCCCGCCGCCACGTCCCGGCCTGCTCCCGTTCCGCAACCCATCTCCGCGCCCGCGATGGAGTCGGCCACCGTCATGGGACCGGCCGCGGCTCCGCGGGGAGGCGGCGACGGCAACATCGCGACCAGCATGTTGCGGATCCTGCGGCCCGGCAGCGCGCCCAAGGCGCCGCCGGGGTCGATCAAGATCGGCCGCGCCGGCGACAACGACATCGTCATCAACGACGTACTGGCCTCGCGCCACCACGCCACGTTGGTCACCACCCCGTCCGGCGCCGAGATCCGCGACAACCGAAGCATCAACGGCACCTTCGTCAACGGCGTGCGGGTCGACGACGCACCGCTGACCGACGGCGACACCGTCACCATCGGCAACGTCGACCTGGTGTTCCGCGACGGCACCCTGGTCCGCCGCACCGAGACCGCCGCCGACACCGCCACCGGCGGACTCGAGGTCCACGGGGTCACCTGGACCATCGAGGGCAACAAGACGCTGCTGGACAACATCTCCATGTCCGCCCGTCCCGGCACGCTGACCGCGGTGATCGGACCGTCCGGCGCGGGTAAATCGACCTTCGCGCGACTGGTCGCGGGATACACCCATCCCACGACGGGCCAGGTGTCGTTCGAGGGCCACGACGTGCACGCCGAATACGCCTCGCTCCGCTCCCGGATCGGCATGGTGCCCCAGGACGACGTGGTACATGGCGAGCTCACCGTCCGCCAGGCCCTGATGTACGCCGCCGAACTCCGACTTCCCCCCGACACCACGAAGGCAGACCGCGAACAGGTCGTCAACGAGGTCCTCGAAGAACTCGAGATGACCAAGCACCTCGACACCCGCGTCGACAAGCTCTCCGGTGGACAGCGCAAACGTGCCTCGGTGGCCCTTGAGCTGCTCACCGGTCCGTCGCTGCTGATTCTCGACGAGCCGACCTCGGGCCTGGATCCCGCGCTGGACCGCCAGGTCATGACGATGCTGCGTCAGCTCGCCGACGCCGGCCGTGTCGTGCTCGTCGTCACCCACTCGCTGACCTACCTCGATGTGTGCGACCAGGTGCTGTTGCTGGCCCCGGGCGGCAAGACCGCGTTCAACGGTCCGCCCAGCCAGATCGGGCCGGAGCTCGGAACAACCAACTGGGCCGACATCTTCAGCACGGTCGCCGGCGATCCAGAGTCCGCGAAGCGGCGCTACCTCGAGCGCCACGGTCCACCACCGCCGCGGCCGGCCACCCAGCAACCCGCCGACCTCGGCTCGCCGACCCGCACCAGCGTCCGAAAGCAGTTCTCCACGATTTCGCGCCGCCAGATGCGGCTGATCGTCTCCGACCGCGGCTACTTCATCTTCCTGGCGTTCCTGCCGTTCATCATGGGTGCGCTGTCGCTGTCGGTGCCGGGAGATGTCGGCTTCGGCGTGCCCGTCCCTGCGATCCAGGGCGGTGAGGCACCGAACGAGCCGGGCCAGATTCTGGTGCTGCTCAACGTGGGCGCCATCTTCATGGGCACCGCGCTGACCATCCGCGCGCTGATCGGCGAGCGGGCGATCTTCCTGCGTGAGCAGGCGGTCGGGTTGTCCACGACCGCATACATGTTCGCCAAGGTCTTCGTCTTCGCCGGGTTCGCCCTCCTGCAGTCGGGGGTCGTCGTCGCCATCAACATCTTGGGGAAGGGATGGGGCCCCGGGGCGGTGGAGCGCGGCGCGGTGATACCCAACCGGTCCCTCGAGTTGTACGTCGATGTGGCGGCCTGCTGTGTGGGCGCGGCGATGGTCGGCTTGGCCCTGTCCGCCATCGCCAAGTCGAGCGAGCAGATCATGCCTCTGCTGGTGATCGCGATCATGTCGCAGTTGGTGTTCCAGGGCGGCATGATTCCGGTGACCGGCCGCATCGGTCTCGACCAGTTGTCGTGGTTCACGCCGGCCCGGTGGGGCTTCGCCTCGACGGCGTCGACCATCGATCTGCTCAGGCTCGTACCCGGCCCGCTGACCCCGCAGGACTCGCACTGGAAACACGCCGCGGGCACGTGGTGGTTCAACATGGCCATGCAGGGGATGATCTGCGTCGGCTATCTGAGCTTGGTGCGGTGGAAGATCCGGCTCAAGGCCGCCAGCTGA
- a CDS encoding TetR/AcrR family transcriptional regulator, which translates to MPRPARYTVDALLDAAAELLAADGPAAVTMSAVARSTGAPSGSVYHRFPTRAALCGELWVRTEERFQEQFVEALTSADDPQQRCVDAALRLVQWCRENPVEAQVFLAGPDDLGMGEWPDPLAGRRKRLQRKLKKVLGDLPGDPGRVTAAVMDVPSAIVRRHLRARQTVPASADAIVADCARALICPN; encoded by the coding sequence ATGCCGCGGCCCGCCCGATACACCGTCGACGCTCTCCTCGACGCTGCCGCGGAACTGCTCGCCGCCGACGGACCCGCCGCGGTCACGATGTCGGCGGTCGCGCGCAGCACAGGTGCCCCGAGTGGGTCGGTGTACCACCGGTTCCCGACCAGGGCGGCGCTGTGCGGCGAGCTGTGGGTGCGTACCGAGGAGCGCTTCCAGGAGCAGTTCGTCGAGGCGCTGACGAGCGCCGACGACCCTCAGCAGCGCTGTGTGGACGCGGCGTTGCGCCTTGTGCAGTGGTGCCGCGAGAACCCCGTGGAGGCGCAGGTGTTTCTCGCCGGACCTGACGACCTCGGAATGGGGGAGTGGCCCGACCCGTTGGCCGGGCGGCGGAAACGCTTGCAACGCAAGCTCAAGAAGGTGCTCGGTGATCTCCCCGGCGACCCCGGCCGGGTCACCGCCGCCGTGATGGACGTGCCCTCTGCGATCGTGCGGCGCCACCTGCGGGCGCGTCAGACCGTTCCGGCCAGCGCCGACGCGATCGTCGCCGACTGCGCCAGGGCCCTCATCTGCCCGAACTGA
- a CDS encoding NADH:flavin oxidoreductase → MTAPHDVFAPATLGPLTLRNRIIKAATFEAATPDALVTEDLITYHRLPAAGGVGMTTVAYCAVAPGGRTDGWQLWMRPEAVPGLRRLTDAIHAEGAAISAQIGHAGPVANARTNKATALAPMRFFNPLSMRFARKATADDIRDVTAAHANAARLAIESGFDAVEIHLGHNYLASAFLSPMLNRRTDEFGGSLENRAKVARGVVRAVRDAVGSQIAVTAKLNMSDGVRGGIPIEESLQTAKWLEQDGGLDALELTAGSSLVNPMYLFRGDAPVKEFAGAFAPPLRWGIRMTGKKFLREYPYQEAYLMRDAKKFRDELTLPLILLGGITNRETMDRAMAEGFDFVAMGRALLAEPNLLNRIKADSSVKSICDHCNLCMPTIYSHTYCVRTGSPSPVSSGR, encoded by the coding sequence ATGACCGCCCCGCACGATGTGTTCGCCCCAGCCACGCTCGGGCCGCTGACGCTGCGCAACCGCATCATCAAAGCTGCGACGTTCGAGGCGGCGACGCCCGACGCACTGGTCACCGAGGATCTGATCACCTACCACCGGCTGCCGGCGGCCGGTGGGGTCGGCATGACGACAGTCGCCTACTGCGCCGTCGCTCCGGGTGGACGCACCGACGGCTGGCAGCTCTGGATGCGGCCCGAGGCCGTGCCGGGCCTGCGCCGGCTCACCGACGCCATCCACGCCGAGGGCGCGGCGATCAGCGCGCAGATCGGGCACGCCGGTCCGGTGGCCAACGCGCGCACCAACAAGGCCACGGCGCTGGCTCCGATGCGCTTCTTCAACCCGCTGTCGATGCGATTCGCCAGGAAGGCCACCGCCGACGACATCCGCGACGTGACCGCGGCGCACGCCAACGCCGCGCGATTGGCGATCGAGTCCGGTTTCGATGCCGTCGAGATCCACCTGGGTCACAACTACCTGGCCAGTGCGTTCCTCAGTCCCATGCTCAACCGGCGCACCGACGAATTCGGCGGATCGCTGGAGAACCGCGCCAAGGTGGCGCGGGGCGTGGTCAGGGCGGTCCGCGATGCCGTCGGCAGTCAGATCGCGGTGACCGCCAAGCTGAACATGTCCGACGGGGTGCGCGGCGGCATCCCGATCGAGGAGTCGTTGCAGACCGCCAAGTGGCTGGAGCAGGACGGCGGCCTGGACGCGCTCGAGCTGACTGCCGGCAGCTCACTGGTCAATCCGATGTATCTGTTCCGTGGTGACGCACCGGTGAAGGAGTTCGCCGGGGCCTTCGCACCGCCGCTGCGCTGGGGCATCCGGATGACCGGCAAGAAGTTCCTCCGGGAGTACCCGTACCAGGAGGCGTATCTGATGCGGGACGCCAAGAAGTTCCGCGACGAGCTGACGCTGCCACTGATCCTGCTCGGCGGCATCACCAACCGCGAGACCATGGACCGCGCGATGGCGGAGGGCTTCGACTTCGTCGCGATGGGCCGTGCGCTGCTGGCCGAACCCAACCTGCTCAACCGGATCAAGGCCGACAGCAGCGTGAAATCGATCTGCGACCACTGCAATCTGTGCATGCCGACGATCTACAGCCACACCTACTGCGTCCGCACAGGTTCGCCGTCGCCGGTCAGTTCGGGCAGATGA
- a CDS encoding bifunctional methylenetetrahydrofolate dehydrogenase/methenyltetrahydrofolate cyclohydrolase translates to MGAITLDGKATRDEIFVDLGERVAALTAAGRTPGLGTVLVGDDPGSQAYVRGKHADCAKVGINSIRRDLPADISQAELLATLDELNDNPECTGYIVQLPLPKHLNENAALERVDPGKDADGLHPMNLGRLVLNEPAPLPCTPRGIVHLLRRYQVEIAGAHVVVIGRGVTVGRPLGLLLTRRSENATVTLCHTATRHLPQITREADIIIAAAGVPHMVTAEMVRPGAAVVDVGVSRDDAGKLVGDVHPDVWDVAGHVSPNPGGVGPLTRAFLLTNVVERAEALAT, encoded by the coding sequence GTGGGTGCAATAACTTTGGATGGTAAAGCCACGCGCGACGAGATCTTCGTCGATCTCGGCGAACGCGTCGCGGCGTTGACCGCGGCCGGACGGACGCCGGGGCTCGGCACGGTGCTGGTCGGCGACGACCCCGGGTCGCAGGCCTACGTCCGGGGAAAGCACGCCGACTGCGCCAAGGTCGGCATCAACTCGATCCGACGTGACCTGCCTGCCGACATCAGCCAGGCGGAACTCCTCGCGACCCTCGACGAGCTCAACGACAACCCGGAGTGCACCGGCTACATCGTGCAGTTGCCGCTACCCAAGCACCTCAACGAGAACGCCGCACTGGAGCGGGTGGATCCGGGCAAGGACGCCGACGGCCTGCACCCGATGAACCTGGGCCGGTTGGTGCTCAACGAGCCCGCGCCGCTGCCGTGCACGCCGCGCGGCATCGTTCATCTGCTGCGCCGCTACCAGGTGGAGATCGCCGGAGCGCACGTCGTGGTGATCGGTCGCGGCGTCACCGTCGGCCGGCCGCTCGGGCTGCTGCTGACCCGGCGTTCGGAGAACGCGACCGTGACGCTGTGCCACACCGCGACCCGGCACCTGCCGCAGATCACCCGCGAGGCCGACATCATCATCGCGGCGGCGGGAGTGCCGCACATGGTGACCGCCGAGATGGTGCGCCCCGGCGCGGCCGTCGTGGACGTCGGGGTCAGCCGAGACGACGCGGGCAAGCTCGTCGGCGACGTGCACCCCGACGTGTGGGACGTCGCCGGCCACGTGTCGCCGAACCCCGGCGGTGTCGGCCCGCTGACCCGAGCATTTCTGCTCACCAACGTCGTCGAGCGCGCTGAGGCTCTCGCGACGTGA
- a CDS encoding DUF3017 domain-containing protein yields MRFARRVCAGQWPILLVGLFLIAAFVLVAAGYWRRGALVMAIGVAVAASLRLALPEDRVGLLAVRTRGVDVVTTASVSAAMLYIAWTIDPLGTS; encoded by the coding sequence GTGAGGTTCGCCCGCAGGGTGTGCGCGGGTCAGTGGCCGATTCTGCTGGTCGGACTCTTCCTGATCGCCGCGTTCGTCCTGGTGGCCGCGGGCTACTGGCGGCGCGGTGCGCTGGTCATGGCGATCGGTGTGGCGGTGGCGGCGTCCCTGCGCCTGGCCCTGCCGGAGGATCGGGTGGGTCTGCTCGCCGTCCGCACCCGCGGGGTGGACGTCGTCACCACCGCGTCGGTCAGCGCCGCGATGCTCTACATCGCGTGGACCATCGATCCGCTGGGCACCAGCTGA
- a CDS encoding class I SAM-dependent methyltransferase, whose product MTGPSDQRSLSFGAEAAAYERGRPSYPPESIDWLLPDGASDRLDVLDLGAGTGKLTTRLVERGLDVVAVDPIPEMLELLSSSLPDTPALLGTAEEIPLPDNSVDAVLVAQAWHWFDPERAIKEVARVLRPGGRLGLVWNNRDERMGWVKDLGRIIGHEVDPFSQTVDLPASFTDAERHLVEWTNYLTPQALIDLVASRSYCITSPEKVRTRTLDRVRELLATHPALANTSGLALPYVTVCIRATLR is encoded by the coding sequence GTGACAGGGCCGTCCGATCAGCGCTCGTTGTCGTTCGGCGCGGAGGCGGCCGCGTATGAGCGGGGCCGGCCGTCCTATCCGCCGGAGTCGATCGACTGGCTGCTGCCCGATGGCGCCTCCGACCGTCTCGACGTGCTCGACCTCGGGGCCGGTACGGGGAAGCTGACCACCCGGCTTGTCGAACGCGGCCTCGATGTCGTTGCGGTCGACCCGATTCCGGAGATGCTCGAGCTGCTCAGTTCCTCGCTGCCCGATACGCCCGCGCTGCTCGGGACGGCAGAGGAGATCCCGCTGCCCGACAACAGCGTCGACGCGGTACTGGTAGCCCAGGCGTGGCACTGGTTCGATCCGGAGCGGGCGATCAAAGAGGTGGCCCGCGTGCTGCGTCCCGGCGGCAGGCTCGGGTTGGTGTGGAACAACCGCGACGAACGCATGGGCTGGGTCAAGGATCTGGGCCGGATCATCGGCCACGAGGTGGATCCGTTCAGCCAGACCGTCGACCTGCCCGCCTCCTTCACCGACGCCGAGCGCCATCTGGTGGAGTGGACGAATTACCTGACGCCACAGGCTTTGATCGACCTGGTGGCCTCGCGCAGCTACTGCATCACCTCGCCGGAGAAGGTACGCACCCGCACGCTGGACCGCGTCCGGGAATTGCTGGCCACCCACCCGGCACTGGCCAACACCAGCGGACTGGCCCTGCCCTACGTCACGGTGTGCATCCGCGCGACGCTGCGCTGA